A window of the Physeter macrocephalus isolate SW-GA chromosome 7, ASM283717v5, whole genome shotgun sequence genome harbors these coding sequences:
- the LOC102988585 gene encoding peroxiredoxin-1-like — MATTDLLFEPSMLCFLRRLRIYHFSNCQVIGASVGSHFCHLAWINTPKKQGRLGPMNIPLISDPKCTIAQDYGVLKANEGISFRGLFIIDDKGILRQITINDLPVGRLVDEMLRLVQAFQFTDKHGEVCPAGWKPGSDTIKPDVQKSKVYFSKQK; from the coding sequence ATGGCCACCACAGATTTGCTGTTTGAACCAAGTATGCTGTGCTTTCTGAGGAGGCTAAGAATATACCATTTTTCCAACTGCCAAGTGATTGGTGCTTCTGTGGGTTCTCACTTCTGTCACCTGGCATGGATCAACACACCCAAGAAACAAGGACGACTGGGACCCATGAACATTCCCTTGATATCAGACCCCAAATGCACCATTGCTCAGGACTATGGAGTCTTAAAGGCCAATGAAGGCATCTCATTCAGgggcctttttattattgatgatAAAGGTATCCTTCGACAGATCACCATAAATGACCTTCCTGTTGGCCGTTTGGTGGATGAGATGCTGAGACTAGTTCAGGCCTTCCAGTTTACTGACAAACATGGGGAAGTGTGCCCAGCTGGCTGGAAGCCTGGCAGTGATACCATCAAGCCTGATGTCCAGAAGAGCAAAGTATATTTCTCTAAGCAGAAGTGA